Below is a genomic region from Eupeodes corollae chromosome 1, idEupCoro1.1, whole genome shotgun sequence.
CGAATCCAAACAAATGTTggcaatacaattttgaaacattcctacaaacctttttttttatttttccaatagtGCAGCTGGTAAAAGGTTCAAGAAGCTCAAGTTCTAATCGTCCGTTTGTAACAGCAATCGAGCAATCATTTTCGTATGTAGCTGACCGTGAGCATTTTCTTTTATGACGGTACCTATTGTTTGCCAATCCTTTATTTCGCGCTTTCTGAGCACCTTCTAAAAACTGACCAATTTTTATTGGATTCctgaagatttattttaaattaaacttttcctTCATATAACTTTATTCaggaatttataaaatatataactttattgtaaaaaaattaaaaaaagtgtttttttttataaccagCGCACCCCCAgcggggatattactaccctgtAAAGACACATTGTGAGCACTAGGGGAGGGACAGAGGGGTCGAAAGGAGGagtcgatgcacattggttttgaattcctagaTATTggaatggctgggaaagacaaagtgttgtaaggaattccacattcgcgtagtacggctaaagaacgaatctctgtacttgacagtgaCTGATGAGCATTTATAGAAGCGTGGATATTACGGtagaactgtttaaggggaggaatgcagctggctaagacaagaaactttacgatgATGATCCagcgacgtaaatgattctatgatggtattatcaccaatgaATATAAATGCTCTTCGTTCAATACATTCCAAGAGGCAAAAATAAGTTGCAGCCGCACCAGCTCAGAAATGGAAATTAtaatcaagctttggacgtacaaatataagtcttgtagataacagtcaGATCAGtaggggagaaaaacttcttgcatcgcttaaggaaacccaaacaccttgcggaatttttggctacatcgcgtatgtgatcgttccacaagaggtggttggtggtacacataccgagaatatcgagatgttcagtcttctcgatgcaagtgTCATCCATGGATAATTTGCAATATCTCGCTTAAAGGATACCAGACAGCAACTAAGACAGTTTGAtactaaacaattttaatatcaaaaataaaaaagttctatTTCGAAAAGAGCACATTTTCTAGCTTAGCCTCTGtccttatatttttcaatttatgaaaTTGTTGAACCGCTTGGTTTTGTGTTAGATTGTGTGACAAGAGTATGATAACTTAGGTGCAAAAAAATGATAATGGTATCTTGTATAGGGTTGGGGGTCTATCTCCCTTCGTTTAGAACGTAGGggcagttttaaaaagaaaaaaaaaaaacaatttatcagATTATGTGCAAAGTATTGTTCCGTTCCGTTTATTATACCTTTTATCaatctattaattttttattttctataagtcCTCTGACCGCTTATTCCTTGCtctaatttttaattgtaatcaaaaatgaaatgaatattaaataaagatCAGAActcattataataaatttatatcagTTTTTTCGTTTATCAAATTTTAGCAATATAGTAGCTACCAAGCAATAACGCATCTAGGATTCATTTGTGATGTGGATATTACTTCTCAAAGATATTACTGCAAGACTTTTAATTCGCGCAGCATGACATGAAATGGTTCACTTCACACACAAGCAATATGAGGATCTTACcataaaataaaccaatttcttgagatttaagattttttaatataaactggaatatttgtattgataaaagataatgtacataaataacTCACAAACAACGACAATAATCATTGCGGTATCACCTTAAACTTAATTAACTTTTTCCCGTTTACCGTTATGTTGGTGTAGACGATAGCAAAACAAACATAACCCACAAATGTAACAATCCAACATACATTAAAACTGCTATCCGCATGAGTggatatcttctcaaaaatgcGCCCAACCTAATTCCAGCTGAGTCAAGTGTGGAATAAGCTCGTTTCACTCTTCTGGCTACTCTATTATCGAATGGATTCTCTCGCATAAGAATTGGAAACTGTGCCTTTACTGAAATtacaaataaagtaaattattcGAATCAGTTGAGTGGTTAAGAAGTCGTATGAGATGAGAGTTTCTAACCATCATCCGTGTGATTGGCAAGAGTCATAGCATTACGTTCTGTCGAGTGATTGAATGCTGACAGTCTTATCTGGTTCTGAAATTCATAAGAAAGTTAACCAACGATTTAAGGTTTGTGGACATAAAAAGATAACCTCAGCTTTTTCCAATTGAAATCGGAGCGCATTCCTCTCTGCTGTCATGGCCTCGACAGAGTTTTGTTTTTCGACCAGTGTCTGGGTTAGGGACCTTATTCGGGTTTCGTAGGTTGTTGGATCTGCTTGTGCAGCCGCATAGCTTGCCTTCACTCTCTCCAACAATTTGTCCTTCTCTTGAACAGTTGCCGCATAGCTTTCCATTTGAGCAGCCATCTGCTTACGAGTGGCCAACAATTCCTGATTCAAGACCCTCAACTCGGATTCTAGCTGAAGATTCTGTTCTTTTTCAGAACGAATATCTTTTCTTAGTGTTTCATCGTTTGTGTGAAGCATCGCCACTGTCTCTTCGTGTTGTCGACAAATAGAATGGAGATTTGCCTTTGAATTTTCCAGTTGCTGACGAATATTGTCGATTTCTTCCTGGAATTGCTTGTTCTCCTGTTTCAGTGTGCTTATTTCTAGGAGCAGTACTCGCTCATTGGATTTTTTAGAAGATTCGCGATTGTCTTCGCCACTTGGAGATTTTAACTCGTTTATCAATTGATCCTTCATTTGGAGAGCAAGTTGTGCCTTTTTGCGATATTCCACCAAATCCAATCGCTGTTGATCGGTTTCTTTGACTTGCATTTGTAGTTTCTTTGTGACATCAATAAATTCTTGCTGGATCTTTGCAAGGCTCGATTCAAGCTGGGAAATGGAATGCATGTAGCCCTTATTAGTGCTCAGGGTGTCGTGAAGTTCGTTCTGAATTTGATCCCTTTCGTTTGTCAAACGGTTTACAAGGACTTCCATTTCTCTTAGTCGACTTTGCATCATAGCCTGTTGACTGCTATCTGTTAGTGCAAGGACTTTGGCTTTAAGTTCATCACGTTCGTTGGAGATATCAGCTAGAGCTATCTTAAATGCGGCAAGTTCTTGGACCTCTGGCAAAGACTTAGGTTGAGGTGGAGCAGTGTTCTTTTCGGATGCGACGGACATATCAATTGTTACCGAATCTGGTTGGGAACTTAGTGAACTGCGCCTTGAAGAGAGATTCGATGCATTGGCAGCGAAATCGATTGTATCGACGGCCAGAACTTGTTTGATTGGACTTTCTTTTGGCGTCGATGGTGCTCGTTTAGGCGAAAGAGATTTCACTAGCTGCATCGAGTTGACAGGATAAGCCCTACTTACCACTTCTATTGGATCATTTTTCACGTTGGCAATAATTGTTGGCGACGACAACAAATCTGTTGTTGAGTAATTTGCTGGGGTTTGAAGAGCTGTTGCAGCATTTTGGTCgagtttgtttaaaatgttctcAGCCTTATCAGCTAAACCAGTTATCCATGACATATTTTGTGATGGAATCGGAAGCGAATTTCctgaataatacaaaaaataattaattatcgAAACAACACAAAGTTCAGGGACACAGACAAACAattgagaaatcaaattgaattggaCACTTGACAGGTAGCAAAAAAAGTAAACGTCAGTAGTTGTTGTCTTGGGAACTGTCAATAAATATTTCTAATTCTGAAGCTGCGTTCAAAGAAAATTGTACAAGGTTACACTACACTAGCTTGCCGATAAACTGAACAATAAATTGTGCATTTATCTATGACTGACCGAATGAATGCAAGGAATTAATTGAAAACATCAAATCTGTGGTAAACATCATTTGAGTTTTACTAATTTACTACtcacataaaattgaaagaaacaaGACATACAATTCTTCTACAGCTGTTTctatttccttatttttgtttattttttaaatatttgctgcCACTTTTATTTCACACTACCTTaccacttcaaaaaaaaaaaagagccaTCTATCTTTCTTAACGGAAACTATTTTTTAGACTTTCGAGTCGAAAGATAACCCCTTTGCGTTATTTTTGATAGCAAAACAGAGCTATTAAaagcaatattattattatattataaaaaaaaacgtatttctaCTTTTATTTCACGAGCTTACTAAGCTTTCATTCCGTGGGCATAATACTTTACATTAATAATGCTCTCCGAATATTTAAATTGCGTTTACTGAAAATGTTGTGACTAGTGGATATATAGTTTTACGTCAGCTATTTTGAAAATCTGAAAATCTCTTGAAAAAGCTACTacaataagttatatgaaagtttGGTGACCTGACATTTGCATCCATGTTTcataaacttgtgtttttttcctATGATTTTGACAACACATATCACGTTAGAAAATAGAACTAATAATTttctacctaatttattttgtttgctattaTTGTTTAGGCTTACTAATAaccaaattgaaaatggttcaaTATATCATAGccattgatatttttatttaaaaaaaacttcacaatTTTTTAATCTACAGACATGAAGACATGGCTTAAAGATTCTcgcttcaaacaaaaatgatgcGCGATTTCAAGATGGCTTCACTATGTTGTACAAAAAACTTATCGATTTCATTCTGAAAAGAATTCAGTTATGAATGAAAATTACGAACATCGTTGCTGGTTGCTCTTCAGGATATTACTTATATCACTTTTAACTGTGTGAGCTATTGGGTACTTTATTAGTTACACGGTACATGAAATTCAAGTTGGACCTACCTAGTTATTGTGAAGCACTATTGTGAATTGTATTTTCAGTTCTGAAAAGATTTCAAGTAGCTTCTGacttaacttttatattttgtaaaatatgccCTTAAAGTGAGTGGGATTAATACAGTAACCGTGTAAATGGTATACGATTTTATAcgtggtaatttaaaaaaaaaaacttcaaaactatCCTTAAACGATAgaactataaatataaataaatcctcTATACatactttgttttgttgaattttcaacAGATTAAACATTGCTTAAAAGAAAGATCCTAGACGATTTATTCCTACaacttgtttatattttaatcaaattgaacaaaatcttaACAAATTATATCATCATCTTCAACCACTCCTTACATAGCATTATCAGTTGTTTTCGAGATGTCGCAAAAATCTAGGCAAAGAAACGACGTGTGGTACTTTAGTTTATTATAGTCAATGACCCATATAGGTTATCATGTGAAAATAAAACGATGTAGTTACAAGACATAGAACATTAACTCAGctatgtatctattttttttgttatttttgtttattttttaaaaattatttgtctcTTTTTTTGTCAAGTACAGTTCACACTACATTACCATTTTAAACACAACATATTGCCATCTATATGtcataatgaaaacaatttttggttACAGAAATTGACTCAGATAGATACCAGGATTACAAATTGTTATTGTATTATGTATTAAAAGATAACCCATATGGATTATTTTTGATAGTAAGACTCGGTTAATATGAACTCATAATCACCTATTCACTATAATACgaatttttcttgttgtttttaaataaacctaGATAGAAACCAGGTTCCCCAGCCTCCCAGAGAACGATTATAGAATAAACAACAcaactgttttattttaaattagctcaaaatataaaacttccattttaaatttgtattaaatttcagtttatAAATGTTAGTTGTGGTTAATATTTGAAACATGTTTAATACGGCTCCTCGTGCGTCGTTCCATGggaaaaaaattctcaaatttttCATCGAAAGGGATATGAAGAGTTGGTATTGACGAGTAGATTCTGAGTATGTACTTTCTTTTCGAATTGGAGATAATTTTTGAGCCTTTACCGAcgtttgaaaatcttaaaaaaaaaactagcattattatttttattttatttcattattttattcataaaattaaatttttgggtgaatttaaaaataaaatagtattttcttaaaaaaaatatacatacaaagtTTAATCCAAATATTGGAAACGCTGGAAAACgcttgaaaacaaataatattacattttaaattcgcTTTTGATCCTGATTTCCAATTTATTCCTTATGAGTCTATCTCTTGATTTTTCTTCTATGACGGATTGGCTTGCTTCAATCACAGGTTCTTTGCACCTTGCGACACTTTGTGTATGATATGGGAAATCCAGAATTTTGAATTCTTCTTgttttagtaaaaatgaaagCTTTTCATTTGACAAATCTTGTAAAACAGGTGGTGAAGTTAATTCAGTCGCATAAAAAGCATTTCTTCCAATGACAGTATCGatgattaatttcaaattttgcgGCAACCATCTTGAGAcaatattaattcaaatatttgattCGCTCCATCTATCAATAACGGtttgtttataacaaaaaaacaaacaggtGCTTACACTTTCACTATGTATTGCACAAGCACTCAGTGAACTCAGATGAACTACTGGAACCCACACAAAGTCTTTGTATTTTATTAGTCGCTGATTTAATGGCTTAACACATttgaaagatatatttttgttctattcTCAATTTATCTGAGATTTGTTGGTCAATATCAGGTTCATTTCCGACAAGAAGCGAAAACTGAAGAACATCgttcttttgaaaattagttAGTGCCTTACCAATCGGGCCAGAATACTCACGAGGTCTCGAAGTAGATCCATCCACAGttgccaattaaaaaaaaattgcattaccAAAGCTGACAATAAAAATGACCAATCGTACCAAAAAAGGACCAACATAATTTTTGTCCGCAACggtttttaacttcccgtaggaagttattgtaagcgatccgatttgtagaattgaaaatgttgacatgtctcgacgtttcaaggcttctagagtctaaataaacgatttttaatgaaatttctgtgcgtgcttgtgtgCGTACATTCGTTCGTCTGTACCAGT
It encodes:
- the LOC129941941 gene encoding golgin-84, translating into MSWITGLADKAENILNKLDQNAATALQTPANYSTTDLLSSPTIIANVKNDPIEVVSRAYPVNSMQLVKSLSPKRAPSTPKESPIKQVLAVDTIDFAANASNLSSRRSSLSSQPDSVTIDMSVASEKNTAPPQPKSLPEVQELAAFKIALADISNERDELKAKVLALTDSSQQAMMQSRLREMEVLVNRLTNERDQIQNELHDTLSTNKGYMHSISQLESSLAKIQQEFIDVTKKLQMQVKETDQQRLDLVEYRKKAQLALQMKDQLINELKSPSGEDNRESSKKSNERVLLLEISTLKQENKQFQEEIDNIRQQLENSKANLHSICRQHEETVAMLHTNDETLRKDIRSEKEQNLQLESELRVLNQELLATRKQMAAQMESYAATVQEKDKLLERVKASYAAAQADPTTYETRIRSLTQTLVEKQNSVEAMTAERNALRFQLEKAENQIRLSAFNHSTERNAMTLANHTDDVKAQFPILMRENPFDNRVARRVKRAYSTLDSAGIRLGAFLRRYPLMRIAVLMYVGLLHLWVMFVLLSSTPT